In Castor canadensis chromosome 11, mCasCan1.hap1v2, whole genome shotgun sequence, a single genomic region encodes these proteins:
- the Yod1 gene encoding ubiquitin thioesterase OTU1, translating into MFGPAKGGHFGVHPTAGCPGCVSQPAAGTKTGPAGGRPVGGRTDTMWRLRCKAKDGTHVLQGLSSRTRLRELQGQIAAITGISPGGQRILVGFPPECLDLSNGDTILGDLPIQSGDMLIVEEDQTRPKPSPAFPKHGAPSYVRETLPVLTRTSVPADNSCLFTSVYYVVEGGVLNPACAPEMRRLIAQIVASDPDFYSEAILGKTNQEYCDWIKRDDTWGGAIEISILSKFYQCEICVVDTQTVRIDRFGEDAGYTKRVLLIYDGIHYDPLQHNFPDPDTPPLTIFSSNDDIVLVQALELADEARRKRQFTDVNRFTLRCMVCQKGLTGQAEARDHAKETGHTNFGEV; encoded by the exons ATGTTTGGACCTGCCAAGGGTGGCCATTTTGGAGTCCACCCCACCGCTGGTTGCCCTGGCTGCGTCTCCCAACCTGCAGCCGGGACCAAAACTGGCCCCGCGGGTGGCCGGCCTGTGGGCGGCCGGACCGACACCATGTGGCGGCTCCGCTGCAAGGCCAAGGACGGCACCCATGTTTTGCAGGGGCTGTCCAGCCGGACCCGGTTGCGGGAACTCCAGGGCCAAATTGCCGCCATCACCGGGATCTCTCCTGGCGGTCAGCGAATCCTCGTCGGATTTCCGCCCGAGTGTCTGGATCTCAGCAACGGGGATACCATTCTCGGGGACTTGCCCATCCAATCAG gcGACATGCTGATCGTTGAAGAAGACCAAACCAGACCCAAACCTTCGCCTGCATTTCCAAAACATGGTGCTCCTAGTTATGTCAGGGAAACTTTGCCTGTGCTTACCAGAACCTCGGTTCCAGCAGACAACTCTTGCCTCTTTACCAGTGTATACTATGTCGTTGAAGGAGGAGTCTTGAATCCAGCTTGTGCCCCTGAGATGAGACGCCTCATAGCACAAATTGTAGCAAGTGATCCAGACTTCTATAGTGAGGCAATACtgggaaaaacaaatcaagagTACTGCGACTGGATCAAAAGGGATGATACTTGGGGGGGAGCAATTGAAATATCGATTTTGTCTAAATTTTATCAATGTGAAATATGTGTAGTAGATACACAGACAGTAAGAATCGATCGTTTTGGGGAAGATGCAGGATATACCAAAAGGGTTCTGCTTATCTATGATGGCATCCACTATGATCCTCTCCAGCATAACTTCCCTGATCCAGATACCCCTCCTCTGACCATTTTCTCCTCTAATGATGATATTGTTCTTGTACAAGCACTGGAATTAGCAGATGAAGCTAGAAGAAAGAGACAATTTACTGATGTAAACCGCTTCACCCTGAGATGTATGGTGTGTCAGAAGGGATTAACTGGACAAGCCGAAGCAAGGGACCATGCCAAGGAGACAGGCCATACCAACTTTGGAGAAGTGTGA